A genomic window from Sporosarcina sp. Marseille-Q4063 includes:
- a CDS encoding class I SAM-dependent RNA methyltransferase, with protein sequence MNEFKLVATSAMGLESLVADEVKALGYETRTENGKIFFSGDTTAIARANMWLRVADRVRIIAGEFHAKTFDDLFERTKAIPWEMYLPVDAAFPVAGKSVKSTLFSVPDCQAIVKKAIVERLNLAYKRNGFLPESGPLFKLEVSILKDKVTLTIDSSGTGLHRRGYRIGQGDAPIKETLAAALVKLTRWSPERPFIDPLCGSGTLPIEAAMIGQNIAPGTNREFLSEQWPWIEDAVWDRVREEAEDLAKYDQQLAISGSDSDPRMVRIAEENAAEAGFVDLINWEVKDLRDIEIQGINGVMVGNPPYGERIGELEEAEEITRILGDVMKNHPSWSVYMISPLENFESLYGRKATRKRKLFNGFIRTDYYQYWGKRQ encoded by the coding sequence ATGAATGAATTTAAATTAGTTGCTACTTCTGCAATGGGGTTAGAATCGCTAGTAGCAGATGAAGTTAAAGCGTTGGGATATGAAACAAGAACGGAAAATGGAAAGATTTTCTTCTCGGGTGATACAACTGCCATTGCTCGAGCAAATATGTGGTTACGTGTCGCAGACAGAGTGCGAATAATTGCGGGCGAGTTTCATGCGAAAACTTTTGATGATTTATTTGAACGTACGAAAGCGATACCTTGGGAGATGTACCTGCCAGTTGACGCAGCATTTCCGGTTGCGGGAAAGTCAGTGAAATCAACATTATTCAGCGTTCCGGACTGCCAAGCTATCGTTAAAAAAGCAATTGTTGAACGGTTGAATTTAGCCTATAAACGAAATGGTTTTTTACCTGAATCTGGTCCATTATTCAAGTTGGAAGTATCCATTTTAAAAGATAAGGTTACGCTTACGATTGATTCAAGCGGAACTGGACTTCATCGACGCGGATATCGGATTGGCCAGGGTGATGCGCCTATTAAAGAAACGCTGGCCGCGGCTCTTGTAAAATTGACCCGTTGGAGTCCTGAGCGTCCATTCATAGATCCGCTTTGCGGTTCAGGAACACTTCCAATTGAAGCTGCAATGATCGGGCAAAATATTGCTCCGGGTACCAATCGTGAGTTTTTAAGTGAACAATGGCCATGGATTGAAGATGCTGTATGGGACCGTGTTCGTGAAGAAGCGGAAGATTTAGCGAAATATGATCAACAACTTGCCATATCAGGGTCCGATAGTGATCCCCGAATGGTCCGAATTGCAGAAGAGAATGCGGCCGAAGCTGGATTCGTCGATTTAATTAATTGGGAAGTCAAAGACTTGCGAGATATAGAGATTCAAGGAATAAATGGTGTAATGGTCGGAAATCCGCCTTACGGTGAACGAATCGGCGAGCTTGAGGAAGCTGAAGAAATAACAAGAATTCTTGGTGATGTCATGAAAAACCATCCTTCTTGGTCAGTCTATATGATTTCACCTTTGGAAAACTTTGAATCTTTGTATGGTAGAAAAGCGACAAGAAAACGAAAACTCTTTAATGGTTTTATCCGAACAGATTATTACCAGTATTGGGGTAAGCGTCAATAA
- a CDS encoding ATP-dependent DNA helicase produces MKRRMPFPLSKEKSFYDSLNDWIGDTLYDDLTEKGFECRDEQIFMAFQIEKALKEKKVLFAEAGVGTGKTIAYLLPAIAYARYTGKPALISCADETLIEQLVKEDGDIRKISDALNLDIDVRLAKARNQYLCLKRLDEASNRMDEEYIEDIEVSLPDFVYGSGSLQSISPYGERSDYPDLSDEEWNTVNFHPIQQCLACDLRNRCGQTIHRNHYREAIEIIICSHDFYMEHIWTKDSRERQGQLPLLPEVSMVVFDEGHLLEYSAQRALTYEVQNSTLLNLLERIMVNDIREPTLRLMEYLIETHAEFFDLLSTHAEQSENERKAIEKVTDIIEVGKKAVELSTSLLEEFVFEGELYIIPEYELKMVEEYLDQYIYSMTLFVTENDAVDWIEEPEGELTLVVMPRLVTDILREKLFSSRIPIVFSSATLSVQEDFSYLADGLGIQEFLSFSVESPFDYDEVMEVHAHDFAENEKANKVVELMEDGQQTLILFKSEFAMNQFRERIPSDFQSRMAFEGERELSSIIKEFQQKQIQVLCSFKLWEGLDIPNDALTQVIIHDLPFPPADPLFEARRHHATDAFIEVDLPFMLLRLRQGAGRLIRTSADSGTVHLLLDSIEQQVKNEIEGLFPVKVVFN; encoded by the coding sequence ATGAAAAGAAGAATGCCATTTCCTTTATCGAAAGAAAAGTCCTTTTATGATTCACTAAATGACTGGATAGGGGATACGCTTTATGATGATTTAACAGAAAAAGGATTCGAATGCCGCGATGAGCAAATCTTTATGGCATTTCAAATTGAAAAAGCTTTAAAAGAAAAGAAAGTTCTTTTTGCAGAAGCCGGCGTTGGTACCGGGAAGACGATTGCTTATCTGCTTCCTGCGATTGCCTACGCGCGCTACACAGGAAAACCAGCGCTTATATCTTGTGCGGACGAAACGCTCATCGAGCAGCTAGTTAAAGAAGATGGAGATATTCGAAAAATAAGTGATGCACTTAACCTCGATATTGATGTTCGTCTTGCAAAAGCCCGCAACCAGTATTTATGCCTTAAACGACTAGATGAAGCATCCAATCGAATGGACGAAGAATATATAGAGGATATCGAAGTTAGCCTTCCGGACTTTGTTTACGGTTCGGGATCGTTGCAATCGATATCACCATACGGCGAACGGTCGGATTATCCTGACCTAAGCGATGAAGAGTGGAATACAGTTAACTTTCATCCGATACAACAATGTTTGGCTTGCGATTTAAGAAATCGATGCGGGCAAACAATTCATCGTAACCATTACCGCGAAGCGATTGAAATTATCATCTGCTCGCATGATTTTTACATGGAACATATTTGGACGAAGGATTCTCGTGAAAGACAAGGACAATTACCATTATTGCCAGAAGTGTCAATGGTAGTTTTTGATGAAGGCCATCTTCTTGAGTACTCTGCACAACGAGCACTTACGTATGAAGTTCAAAATAGTACGTTGCTGAATTTATTGGAACGAATCATGGTTAATGATATTAGAGAACCTACTTTGCGGTTAATGGAATATTTAATTGAAACGCATGCCGAATTTTTCGACTTGCTTAGCACTCATGCTGAACAATCGGAAAATGAAAGAAAAGCAATTGAAAAAGTAACAGATATCATCGAAGTAGGAAAAAAAGCTGTTGAGTTATCGACATCGCTTCTTGAGGAATTTGTATTTGAAGGTGAACTTTATATTATTCCCGAATATGAATTGAAAATGGTTGAAGAATATCTTGATCAATACATTTACTCGATGACATTATTCGTTACTGAAAATGATGCAGTTGATTGGATAGAGGAACCTGAAGGCGAATTGACTTTAGTTGTTATGCCGAGACTGGTTACTGATATTCTACGAGAAAAGTTATTTTCATCACGTATCCCGATTGTTTTTTCATCAGCAACACTTTCGGTACAAGAAGACTTTTCTTATTTAGCGGATGGTCTTGGAATTCAAGAATTTCTATCATTCTCAGTGGAATCGCCATTTGATTATGATGAAGTGATGGAGGTCCACGCGCATGATTTTGCTGAGAACGAAAAAGCAAATAAGGTCGTTGAGTTAATGGAAGATGGTCAGCAGACGCTTATTTTGTTCAAGTCGGAATTTGCGATGAACCAGTTTAGAGAACGGATACCGTCTGATTTTCAATCCCGAATGGCGTTTGAAGGTGAACGGGAATTGTCATCAATCATTAAAGAGTTCCAGCAAAAACAAATTCAAGTTTTATGTTCCTTTAAATTATGGGAAGGGTTGGATATTCCAAACGACGCGTTGACTCAAGTAATTATTCATGATTTGCCATTCCCGCCGGCAGATCCATTATTTGAAGCAAGGCGGCACCATGCAACTGACGCGTTCATTGAAGTTGATCTTCCGTTTATGTTATTAAGGCTTCGACAAGGCGCAGGAAGGTTAATTAGAACGTCTGCGGATTCTGGAACGGTACATTTATTATTAGATTCTATTGAACAACAAGTTAAAAATGAGATTGAAGGATTATTTCCTGTCAAAGTTGTTTTTAATTAA